ATCCAAACAGGTTGTTGAAATAGCCGTTGCTCCATTCAGCGGGCGTGCTGGTCCAGGCGCCTTCCAAGCCGCTGGTGATGGTGTGCTCGGAGTGGCCTTTGCCGAAGCTGTTGCGCCAGCCCGTGCCCAGCTCTTCGAGCGTGGCGCCGGCGGGCTCCTTGCCTACGTACTCGGCGGGGCTGGCCGCGCCGTGGGTTTTGCCGAAGGTGTGGCCGCCGGCAATGAGGGCCACGGTTTCTTCGTCGTTCATGGCCATGCGGCCGAAGGTTTCGCGGATGTCGCGGGCCGAGCGAATGGGGTCGGGCTCGCCGTTGGGGCCTTCGGGGTTCACGTAGATGAGGCCCATCTGCACGGCGGCGAGGGGGTTATCGAGCTCCCGGTCGCCGGTGTAGCGCTTGTCGCCCAGCCACTCGGTTTCGGGGCCCCAGTAGATGTCCTGCTCGGGCTCCCACACGTCTTCGCGCCCGCCGCCGAAGCCGAAGGTCTTGAAGTTCATCGATTCCAGGGCGCAGTTGCCGGCCAGAATCATGAGGTCGGCCCAGGAGATTTTCTGGCCGTACTTCTGCTTGATGGGCCACAACAGCAGGCGGGCCTTGTCGAGGTTGGCGTTGTCGGGCCAGCTGTTGAGCGGCGCAAAGCGCTGGGCGCCCGAGCCAGAGCCGCCGCGGCCGTCGCCGATGCGGTAGGTGCCGGCGCTGTGCCAGGCCATGCGGATGAAGAACGGGCCGTAGTGGCCGTAGTCGGCCGGCCACCAGTCCTGCGAGTTGGTCATCAGGGCGTGCAGGTCCTGCTTCACGGCGTTCAGGTCCAGCTTCTTAAACTCCTCAGCGTAGTTGAAGCCGGGCTCCAGCGGGTTCGACTTGGCGTCGTTCTGCCGCAGAATGCTCAGCTTGAGCATATTGGGCCACCACTCGCGGTTGGTGCGGCCCCCGCCGGCGGTTTGCTTCACGGCGCCGTAGCCAAAAGGGCATTGGGCAGCCGGCTCGTTCAGTTCGTACAGAATGGAATTTTCCGGGGGAAGGTTGTGCGGATTTTGCATCTTAAACAGGTGGTTTTACTTAGTCTTTCTATAATGCGTAAAGCGCCCGAAAGTTTGCGCTTTTATTTGGAAAGCAGGCGGGCAATTCGGCCGATGGTTGGGGCGAGCGGGCAGAAGCTCGGCTGGCGTCGCTCAGTGCCACGGCCGCGCGTGCGAAAGGCCGCCGCCACCGGCCGTTTCGCCGTAGCGGAGCGCCTGAATCCGCAATTCCCGACGGCTTCGCTTACCTTCAGGCCATGCCGCCTTTCCGCCACCACGTCTTCTCGTCTCGCCGCCTGTGGCTGCCTCTGGTGGTGCTCATCAGCAGCTGCGCGGCCCGGCCGCCGCACGAAACCGGCGCGTTCCGCGCCCCAGAGCTGGTAGAGCTGCAGAAGCTCGACCCCACCATTCGGTTGGACATCCGCTACGCCACCGCCCGCAATTTCGTGGGCCGGCCCGTGTACACGCAGGCCCGCGCCTTCCTGCAACGCCCCGCCGCCGAAGCCCTCGTACAGGTGAACCAAGAGCTGGCGCCGCTGGGCTACCGCCTGCTGGTGTTCGACGGCTACCGCCCCTGGCGCGTCACCAAAACGTTCTGGGACATCACCCCGCCCGATAAAAAGGAATTTGTGGCCGACCCCAGCAAAGGCTCGCGCCACAACCGCGGCTGTGCTGTCGACCTGAGCCTCTGGGACGTCGCTGCCGGCCGGGAGGTGCCCATGACCGGCGAGTACGACGAAATGAGCCCCCGCTCCTACGCGGCCTACACCGGCGGCACGCCCGAGCAGCGGGCCGCGCGGGATTTGCTACGCCACCACATGGAGGCGCATGGCTTCACGGTGCTCCCGGCCGAGTGGTGGCATTTCGACTATAAGGACTGGAAGGCTTATCCGATTCAGGACGTGCCGTTTGAGAAGTTGTAAGCCGATAAACAAATAGCCCTCGCAGCAGAAATTGCGAGGGCTTTTTCGTGGTGAAAAGCGTTACGGGTTTGTCGACCACATCCCCGCTTCTTTGATGAAAATGCGGCGGTTCAGCTTCAGCTGCGACACGATGAACTCGGCCAAATCTTCGGGCTGCATCACCTTATCGGGGTTGCCGTCGGTGAGGTTGTTGCCGATGGCCAGGGGCGTGGCCACGGTGCTCGGTGTGAGGGCCGATACGCGGATGTTGTGCTTGCGCACTTCCTGCATCAGAGCTTCGGTGAGGCCCATCACGGCGAACTTGGAGGCGCTGTAGGCGCTGCTGCCGGCCGCGGCCCGCAGGCCCGAGGTGGAGGAAATGTTGATGATGTCGCCGGTCTGACGCTGCATCATGTCGGGCAGCACGGCGCGGGTCACGTAGTAGGTACCGAACACATTCACCTGGATGATGTGCTCCCACTGCTCGGGCTCCATCTCCAGAAACTTGGCGAAGCTGCCAATGCCGGCGTTGTTGATGAGAATGTCAATCGGGCCGAGCTCCTGGTGGATTTTGGCCACGGCCACGTTCACGGCGGTGCGGTCGGCCACGTCGGCCACGGCGGTGGCGCAGGTGCCGCCGGCGGCCAGGATTTCGGCGGCCAACTCTTGCAAGTCGCTATCGGTGCGGGCCAACAGGCCTACCTGCACGCCTTCGGCGGCCAGGGCGAGGGCCACGGCGCGGCCAATGCCTTTGCCGGCGCCCGTGACGAGGGCAATTTTTCCTTGTAGGGATTCCATGGGGTGTTCGGAAGTTGGTTTGGGAGGTGCTACAACCAGTCAGAACGGAGGTTTGTTGGCATTGTTCTGACGGGCGCCTCACCCCCGGCCCCCTCTCCTCGGGGAGAGGGGGAGCCAGACGTCCACGCATTGCTGGTGTAACTCTCGCTGAGGAAAGGGGGTCAGAGGGGAGGCGCCCGTTAGAACAATATCCTGCCGGCTAGTGCAGGTGCTTGGTGAAGTCGCCGTACATCACCCAGTCTTCCCAGCGCTTGCGGTAGGGCGCCACCTTGCCACGCAGGTATTTCTCTATCATCAGGCCGGCGGCGGGGGCGGCGCTGGTGCCCCCGAAGCCGCTGTTTTCGATGAACACGGCGATGGCGATTTTGGGGTCGTTTACCGGCGCGAAGGCGGCGAAAGTGGCGTGGTCAAAGCCGTGGGGGTTTTGCACGGTGCCGGTTTTGCCGGCCACCGAAATGCCGAACTCGGCCAGCGAAGCCAGGTTGCCGGTGCCGCCGTTGCCGTCCACCACCTGCTGCATGCCGGGGATGATGTACTTGAACAGCGTGGTGTCGACGGCCGTGTAGTGCTTCTGGCGGAACTGCGGCAGCGGGCCGCCATTGCCCACGCTGCGCACGAAATGCGGGGTGTAGTACCAGCCGCGGTTGGCAATGGTGGCCAGCACGTTGGCCATTTGCACGCCCGTGATGCCGATTTCGCCCTGCCCGATGCTGAGCGAGTACACGTTGCGGTAGCTCCAGCGGTGCTGCCGGTTTTCCTTCTTGTTGAAGAACTTCTTGTCGTAAAACTCCGGCGACGGAATCAGGCCGCGCTTTTCTTGCAGCATGTCCACGCCCAGCTTTTCGCCCAGGCCGAAAGTCTTCACCATCTTCTGCCACTGACCCAGGCCGATGCGGGTGTCGTCGTACTTGTTGGGGGCCTGGCCGCGCAGCACCGCCGCCTGCATCACCTGATAGAAGTAGGGATTGCAGCTATTCTTGATGGCGATGCTCACGTTGGAAGGCCGCTCGTGGCGGTGGGTGCAGCGCACCAGCCGCTGGTTGCATTCGAAACCGGTGCCGGGTTGCACCACGCCCAGCTGCAGGGCCACCAGCTCGTTCACCAGCTTAAACACCGAGCCCGGCGGGTAGGTGGCCATCAGCGGGCGGTCGAACAGCGGCTGTTCAGGGTTGTTGAGCAGTTCCATGTAACGGTTGCCCGAGCCCTTGCCCGTCAGCAAATCGGGCTTGTAGTGCGGGGCCGACACGAAAGCCAGAATCTCGCCCGTCTTGGGGTCGATGGCCACAATGGAGCCGCGGCGGCCCGCCAGCAGCTTTTCGCCGTATTCCTGCAGCTCGGCGTCGATGCTCAGGTGCAGGTCCTGCCCGGCCACCGACAGCGTATCAAACTCCCCGTCGCGGAATTTGCCTTTCTCGATGCCGCGCACGTTCACCATCTTGTACTGCACCCCGCGGCGGCCCATCAGAATGGGCTCGTAATACGATTCCAGGCCCGAAATGCCGATGTTTTCGCCGGGCTGGTACTTGGCGTATTTGGGCTTTTCGAGCAGCGCCGGCGTGATGGAGCCCACGTAGCCCAGGGCGTGGGCTAGGTTGGGCGTGCGGTAGGCCCGGGCCATGCGCGCCTGAATGCGGAAGCCGGGGAAGTCCATCAGGTTGTCCTGAATGGCCGCCAAATCGCGCGTGGTCAGGTTTTGCACCACCGGCGAGGGCTTGTTGCGCGAGTACTTTTTGGCTGCTTTCAGGCTGACGCGCAGGTCTTCCTGCGGAATCTGCAGCAGCTGGCAGAAGCGAGCCGAATCGAGCCGCTTCACTTCGCGCGGCACCACCATCAGGTCGTACACAGGCTCGTTTTGCACCAGCAGCTGGTCTTTGCGGTCGTAAATCAGGCCGCGGTACGGAATCTGCACCAGGCGTTGCAGCGTGTTCTTGTCGGCGGCCAGCTTGTAGGTGCCATCCAGCACCTGCATGAAAAACAAGCGCGTCAGGAACACCAGCACCACCACCAGGAAGATGCCCTGCACGACGTATTTACGGCCTTCGAGATATTGCATAACTCCTCTTTCCTGTCATCCTGAGCGCAGCGAAGGACCTTCTTCCGCTGGCTGTATTACTCCCTGCAATTCGTTCCTCGGTGAAAAGGTCCTTCGCTGCGCTCAGGATGACAGGACTTTACATGAAATCTAGTTCCTCCCCCGCCGCACCGGGAAAAACAGCAGCTGCACGATTAACAACGACAACCCGGTAAAGAGTGCACTCACCAGCATTTTGCCCAGCGTGAGGCCAAAATGGTGAAAGCTGCCCAGCTCCAGCACGAAGAAGGCGGCATGGTGCAGCAGCACCAGCAGCGTGAGGTACACGCCAAACCATTGCCAGCCCATCTGGTGCACGTTCACGGCGTCGGCCGAGTCGTAGCCGTCGCGCGGGGTGAGCAGATGCAGCACCCACGGCCGCAGGAAGCCCAGCAGCACCGCCGCCGACGCGTGCAGCCCGCCGGTGTCATAAAAGATGTCCATCGTCAGGCCCATCGCAAACGACAGCAGCAACTGCACCACAATGGGCGTGCGCAAGGGCAAAAACAGCAGAAAGCCCAGGTAGAAAAAGCACCAGCCCAGGTCGAACAGCACCAGCCGGCTGATGAGCATCACGTGCAGGCCCGCGTACAGCGCAAACCGCAGAATCTGAACGAATAGAAACCGTAGGCCGCTCATTTGCGCTTCCCTCCTTCCGGCAGCATGCCCGCGCGGGCCTCCACGGTGTCGCGCTCGGCCCGGGGCCGGCTCGTCACCACGTACACGTATTGCAGGTTCGCAAAATTGACGCCCAGCCGCACCCGAATGGTCCAGAAGTTCTTATCTGGCTCCTTCACAAACGAATCGATGGTGCCAATAAAAATGCCTTCCGGAAACACCGCGTTGTAGCCTGAGGTCACTATTGTGTCGCCGCGCACCAGCTTGGTTTCGCGCAGCACGTTGTCGAGCAGGGCGTGGGTGGGGTCGTCACCCTGCCACTTGATGGTGCCGAAAGTGCCGTCGCGCTTGATTTTAGAGGCAATGGTCGTTTTGGAATGCAGCACGCTGGCCACCGTAGCATAGTGTTCGGTCACGGCCTGCACGCGGCCGGCCACGCCGTTGGCGGCCACCACGCCCAGTCCGCGCTGCACCCCGTCGGCCGCCCCCACGTTCAGGGTGAAGAAGTTGTCCACATTGCTGAGCCGGTTATTGATAACCCGGGCCGGAATGAGGGGATAACTCGGGTTACGGGCCGGCAGGCGCTGCAGACCGATGAGCAAAGTATCGGGCTTGGCCGACGGCCGCTGGTAGCGCACGCGCCGCAACGAGTCGGTGCGCGCCGGGGGCACGGCCACCGAGTCGGCCTCGCGCCGCACGGAATCGGGCGGATACAGCTGCTGGCGCAGGGCTGCGTTTTCGGCGGCCAGCTGCTGGTTCAGCTCGGCCAGGTGGAAGTAGTCGGTAATCTGGGTGCGGCGCTCCAGCACCACGCCCGCATAGGAATTGGCCGAGTTAAAGAAAGCTGCCCGCTGGTACGAGTTATTCGTGACGAACAAATACAGGCTAACCACCTCCAACAAGCTAAACACCAGCACCCCGCGGAAGCGATACAGGAAAAGAAACAGATTCCGCACGGGTGAACAATTATTTAAAAGAACGTCATGCTGAGCGCAGTCGAAGCATCTCGCGTGCTGGAGTAAGGAGTTACTCTCGCGGTAGAGATGCTTCGACTGCGCTCAGCATGACGGGCTGGTGGTTTCGTTCTGGAATTACGTCAGCAGCACGCCTTTGAAGGCCTGAATGTCCTTGATGGCCTTGCCGGTGCCGCGCACCACGGCACGCAGTGGGTCTTCGGCAATGTGAATGGGCAGTTTGGTTTTGGCCGCGAGGCGCTTGTCGAGCCCGCGCAGTAGCGCGCCGCCGCCGGTGAGGTGAATGCCGTTTTCGTAAATGTCGGCCGAGAGCTCGGGCGGCGAGATTTCGAGGGCCTTCAGCACAGCTTCTTCGATTTTGGCCACCGACTTGTCGAGGGCAATGGCGATTTCTGAGAAGGTTACCTTGATAACTTTCGGAATGCCGGTCATCAGGTCGCGGCCGCGCACTTCGTGGTCGGGCGGCGGCACGTCGAGCTCGGTCAGGGCGGCGCCCACTTCGATTTTGATGCGCTCGGCCGAACGCTCGCCGATGAGCAGGTTGTGCTGCCGGCGCATATAGTCCAGAATGTCCTGGTTGAACACGTCGCCCGCCGTCTTAATCGACTGGTCGCACACGATGCCCGACAGGGCGATAACCGCAATTTCCGTGGTGCCGCCCCCGATGTCGATAATCATCGAGCCCACAGGCTGCTCCACGTCGATGCCGATGCCGATGGCGGCGGCCATGGGCTCCTGAATCATCCAGACTTCCTTGGCGCCGGCGTGCTCGGCCGAGTCGCGCACGGCGCGTTTCTCCACTTCCGTAATGCCCGAGGGGATGCAGATGACCATGCGGTGCGAGGGCTGAAACAGCCGCGTGCGCGTGTCAATCATCTTAATCATGCCCTTAATCATTTCCTCAGCGGCGTGGAAATCGGCAATTACCCCGTCCTTCAGCGGGCGGATGGTGCGGATGTTGTCGTGCGTTTTTTCGTGCATCTGCTGAGCCTGGCGGCCCACGGCGATGACTTTGTTGGTGGTGCGGTCTTTGGCGATGATGCTCGGCTCATCCACCACGATTTTGTCGTTGTGGATGATGAGCGTATTGGCCGTGCCCAGGTCGATGGCGATGTCGCTGGTCAGGAAATTAAAGAAACCCATTGAATTATATGCAATAAGGCGAAGCGCTGGCCGGGGCCGACGCGAAATAATGGGCAAAGGTACGGAAGGTTTGGGCGGGGTTGGTAAACGGGATTATGGGATTCTGCCAAGGGCACCACCCGGCCAGACAACCGACCCAAGCCGGTCATTATGAGAGGAACGCGGCAAAACGCAGCAATCTTGCTCCTATTGCCACCAGCCCTAAATTGTGCTGAAGTTTCCAGCTTAAAGCACAAACCCCGGCGCTTTTGCAAGGCCGGGGCTTGTGGGTTTGGGAGGCTCCTTGCCGCTAGTGCTTGAAATGCCGCACGCTCGTGAGCACCATGGCCATGCCCAGCTCGTCGGCGGCCCGGATGCTGTCGGCGTCCTTGATGGAGCCGCCGGGCTGCACCACGGCCCGAATGCCGGCCGCGCCGGCAATTTCCACACAGTCGGGGAAGGGGAAGAAGGCGTCGGAGGCCATTACGCCGCCGTGCAGGTCGAAGCCGAAGGCGCGGGCCTTCTCAATGGCCTGGCGCAGGGCATCGACGCGGCTGGTCTGGCCCACGCCCGAGGCCAGCAATTGGCCGGCGCGGGCCAGCACAATGGTGTTGCTCTTGGTGTGCTTGCAGATTTTGGCGGCAAACACTAGGGCCTCCGTTTCCTCGGCCGTGGGGGCCGACTGCGTGACGGTGCGGAAATCGGCGGCCGTCTCGGTCTGGCGGTCGGCGTCCTGCTCGATGATGCCGTTGAGCAGGGTTTTGATTTGCTTCTGCGGAAACTGCACCGGTTTTTGCAGCAGCAGAATGCGGTTTTTCTTGCTTTGGAGCACGGGCAGGGCCTCGGCGGCGTAGCCGGGCGCAATCAGCACCTCAAAAAACAGTTGGTTTAGCTCGGCGGCGGTGGCCGCGTCTACTTCTTTATTGACGATGATGACACCGCCGAAAGCGGAGGTCGGGTCACAGCTCAGCGCGTTCACGTAGGCCTCGCGCAGGGTGGCAGCCTGGGCCACGCCGCAGGCGTTGGTGTGCTTGAGGATGGCGCAGGCGGGCTCACCGTCGGCAAACTCGGCCATGAGGGCCACGGCAGCGTCCACGTCCACCAGGTTGTTGTAACTGAGCTGCTTGCCGTGCAGCTGGTCGAACAGCGCCGACAGGTCGCCGTAGAACGTACCGGCCTGGTGGGGGTTCTCGCCGTAGCGCAGCGGCGTGGCGGGCTGGGCGCTCTGGCGCAGGGCGGTGCCGGCCACGGCCGTGCCCTGGCTCACGTACTTGAAAATCTCGGTGTCGTAGTGCGAGGTGGTGGCGAAGGCGGCGGCGGCGTAGTGGCGGCGGTCCTCGAGGTCGGTGGCGCCGTTTTTCTGGGTGAGCAGTTCGGTCACGGCCTCGTACTGGTCGCGGCTGCTGATTACCAGCACGTCGCGGAAGTTTTTGGCGGCGGCGCGCAGCAGGGAGATGCCGCCGATGTCAATTTTCTCGATAACGTCCTGCTCTTCGGCGCCGCTGGCCACGGTTTCTTCAAAGGGGTAGAGGTCGACCACCACCAAATCGATGGGCGGGATGCCGTGCTGCTCGGCCTGGGCCAGGTCGCCGGCTTCGTGGCGGCGGTGCAGGATGCCGCCAAACACCTTGGGGTGCAGCGTCTTCACGCGGCCGCCAAACACTTCCGGAAAGCCCGTCAGGTCTTCCACGGCGGTAACTTCAGCGCCCTCGTCTTCCAGGAATTTCTGGGTGCCGCCGGTGGAGTACAGCGTCACGCCGTGCTGCCGCAGCACCTGCACCAGGGGCGCCAGCCGGTCTTTGTGGTACACGGAAAGTAAGGCGGCGCGAATGGGGCGAGACGACATAAAACGAGGGAAAAAGCTGGGCACAATTGCCGCCGCGAAGGTACGGAGCCCGTCGGGTGGCCTCCTAGCGTCAGCGTTACCGAATTATTAGCTCCACCGTGGGCAGGGCCGCACTGTGGCCCAGGCCGAACAACGGGGCGCTTTTTACGGTATAGCCTGTTCCTTCCACCCCGAACTGATAAGCCCATGTCGGCCGACTTTTTACCCTTCGCCGCGTCTGCCCCCGACGGCACGGACGCAGCCGCTCCGGGCGCCGAGCCGGCCGCGCCTCACTCCCCGGCCACGCCCGCACAGGCCGAAGCCGCTGCCGCCGCACTGGCACCGCGCCTGTTTGCCCAGGCCGCAGCCACCGACGAGGTGGGTGCGTTTCCGACCCAAGAATTCGGCTGGCTGCGGGCCGCTGGGCTGCTCACGGCCGCGCTGCCGCCGGCCCTGGGCGGCGCGGGCCTGCACGAGCCGGCCGCCACGCTGCCCCTGTTGCACACGCTGCAGCACATTGGGCGGGGCAACCTGGCGGTGGGCCGGGTGTTTGAGGGCCACGTGAATGCGCTCATGCTCATTCAGCAGCTGGGCACTACCGCGCAGGTGGCGCGCTACGCTGCCGATGCCCGGGCCGGGCGGCTGTTTGGGGTGTGGAACACCGAAGTACCGGCCGACGGCGTGCGCCTCGAAGCCCTGCCCGATGGGCGCTACCGCCTGCACGGGGCCAAAACCTTTGCCTCGGGCGCGGGGCAGCTGGCGCGGCCGCTCATCACGGGGGCACTGCCCGATGGGGGCGGCTGGCAGCTGTTTGTGCTGCCGGCCGATAGCCAGGCTCCGGCGCTGGACCGCTCGTTCTGGCGGCCGCTGGGCATGCGGGCCACGGCCAGCTTCCGGGCCGATTTGACGGAGCTGGAAATCGGGCCCGACGACCTCATTGGCCCGCCCGACGCTTATTACCAGCAACCAGCGTTCAGCGGCGGAGCCATTCGGTTTGCGGCGGTGCAGCTGGGCGGAGCTGAGGCTGTATTTGAAGAAACCCGCGCCTTTTTGCGGGGCCTGGGGCGCATCGACGACCCCTACCAGCGCCAGCGGCTGGGCGAAATGGCCATTGCCTTGGAAAGCGGCCGCCAGTGGGTACGCGGTGCCGCTGAGCATGCCGCCCGTCCCGATGCTACCGAAGAGGCCGAAGCCACCGTAGCCTATGCCAACATGGTGCGCACGGCCATCGAAACCATTTGCCTCGACATGCTGCGGCTGGCCGAGCGCTGCGTGGGCGCCCGCGGCCTGCTGGAACCCCAACCCTTCGAGCGCCTGCACCGCGACCTGACCCACTACCTGCGCCAGCCCGCTCCCGACGGCGCCCTGGCCGACGTGGGCCGCTTCGTACTCGAAGGCAAAAACTTCGTAAGCTAGCCGGTGCCTGAACCGCAGTTTCCCTTGGCTGACGCTATTCTTCCCTTCGACACGTATCCGATGCGGCCTTCCGGCTTCGCGGCCACGATGGGCCCCACCGTGGTGGTGGCCCCCCACCCCGACGACGAAGCCCTGGGCTGCGGCGGGCTGCTGGCGCTGCTGCGGCAGGCCAACGTGCCCGTAGCCGCCGTGCTGGTGAGCGACGGCAGCATGTCGCATCCCAACTCCATGCTGTTTTCGGCCACCGCCCGGCGGGCCGTGCGCGAGGCCGAGTTTCGACATGCCCTCACCCTGCTGGGGCTGGACGATGACGAGCCGCTGCTGCTGGGTTTGCCCGATGGCCGCGTGCCCGGCGCAGTGGCCGAACCTGGGTTTGCTGAAGCTGTGGCGCAGCTGCGGGCATTCTTAGAATCGCACGCGGCCTCCACCGTGCTGGTGCCCTGGCGCCGCGACCCCCATCCCGACCACCGCGCCACCAGCCGGCTGGTGCAGGCCGCGTTGGCCGAAATGCCCCGGCCGCCCCGCCGCCTCGAATACCTGGTGTGGGCCTGGGAACGCGCCGCGCCCGAAGACCTGCCCACGGCCGAGGATGGCGTGCAGGGCTTTCGTGTGAACATCGAGACCGGACTGCGGCAAAAACAGCGCGCCATCGCGGCGCACCGCTCGCAGGTGGCACCGGGCATTTTTACCGATGATGCCGAGGGCTTTTTGCTGTCTGAAGCCATGCTGGCACACTTCGCGGTGCCGGTGGAAGTCTATTTTGAAGCCGTAGCCCCATGAACCAGAACCAACCCAACACCTTACCGCCGGCTTACTTCGACCACGTGTACCAGGCCAACCGCGACCCGTGGAATTTTGAAACTAGCCCCTACGAGCGGGAGAAATACGCCGCCACACTGGCCGCCCTGCCCCGCCCGCATTACGCCGAAGCTTTTGAGATAGGCTGCTCATTGGGCGTGCTCACGGCCCAGCTGGCGGCCCGTTGCGGCCACTTGCTGGCGGTAGACGTGAGCGAAGCCGCCCTGGCGCAGGCCCGTGCTCGGTGCGCCAGCTTGCCACAAGTGGAGATTCGCCAGCTAAACGTGCCCGCAGAATTTCCCACCCAAACCTTCGACCTGATTCTTGTATCGGAGGTAGGCTACTATTGGTCGGCTGCGGATTTGGCGCGTTCGGCCGATTTGCTCCTTGCCGGCTTGCAGCCCGGCGGCCACTTACTGCTAGTGCACTGGACGCCTCCTGTGCACGACTACCCGCTGACGGGCGACGACGTGCACGAATTCTTTCTGGCCCAAACCGCCGAGTCTGGTCCGCTACGCCACCTGAGCGGACAGCGGCACGAAACCTACCGGCTCGACCTGCTGGAAAAACGCTGAGCTGCTGCGGTTCATTGGAACTATAGTGCCCTCCCGAATCAGCCGCGGCAACGCACGCAGTGCTTCCGACAGCGGCACCGGGGCCAGCACCAGCGCGGGGCTGTGCGCAGCTACCCATTCCCAGAGCGCCCCAAAAGTGGCAGCCCGCCGCACCTGCTGCTGCAGGGCGCCTTCGGGCAGATTCAGGCGGGTGAGCAGCGCGTCGGCATCGGCCCCTAGCTGGCCCTGCCAGTAGGCGCGCAATTGGCGACGAAGCTGCCAGCACCGGGCCAGCTGCACGGGGTTGTCGACGCGCGGCTCGCGTTGCTGCCGGGCCATGTGCAGCCACTCGCGCAACTGCCACGACAACCCCACCTCGACCCGGCCCTGCCGCCGCGCGGAGGTGAGCACCTGCACGGCCGGGCTGTGGCGCAGCCGCAAATCGTGCCGGCGCAGGGCTTGGCACAGGGCTTCGTCTTCCAGAAACCGTACTTCGGGCAGTCCGCCCACCTGGCGGTAGGCGCGGGCGGTGAGGGCCAGGCTGGCGCCAAAATGCTGGTGGTGGCGCGGCCAGGGGTCGGCGGGGATGGGGTCGATTTGATGTTCGAGGCGGGCGCACAACTGCCGGTAGGCGGCGTCGGCGGCCTGAATGCGGCGGAGCGGCTGCAACGCCGGCCCGCTCATTTTGGTGAGAATGCGGCCGCCCACGGCGTCGGCCCCGGCCAGGATTTCGGCCTGAATGGCCGCCAGCCAGGTGGGAGCTACGCAGGTGTCGGCGTCGGTGCTGGCAATGATGCCAAGCGGGCGGCGCACGTGCTCCAATCGATTGCAGGCCTCGTCCATTAGCAGGCGGCGGGCGCGGCCCACGTGGGCTTTAGCCGCCGGCAGGCATAGCTCGGCCACATGCAAGGTGAGGTGCGGCAGTCGCGTGGCCTGCTGCCGCACCACGGCCGCCGTTTTATCGGTACAGTTGTTGGCCAGCACAATGACCTCGAAGCTGCCCTGGGGGAAGGCACGGCCCTGCAAATCAACCTGGCTGGCCAACGCGGCCAGTGTAGCGGGCAGGTTGGCTACTTCGTCTTTGGCCGGGATGATGATGCAAGCGCGAAGCTCCGGCGCCGGCGCCGGCAGCTGCTGGCAAAGCAAACGGGCGCTACGGCCACGGCGCGGCGCGGGCAAAAGCCAGTTTGCCAAAGGGGCAGGGGCGGTAGCAGTGGCCTCGCCGGAGGCAAGGAAACGGGAAGGAGTAGCGTGGTCCATTGACCACTACTACGTCAGTAAATACAAAATGGTAGTGTTCAGCTTGGGTGCTGCTTGCGGGGCCAAACGCGTATCCTGAACCATGCAGACTGGCCTTGGGTTTGAAAACCAGCCAATTTACTTTTCCCGTCCACCGAGCCCAAATGTCTAAAAATTGTACACTTTTGGCGGCAGCTCCCTGTTGGCAGTAACCGGCGCGGCTGAACCGCGAATTGGCCTGCTTGCCGGGCGCACCAGCAGGGGATGAAAAACGACAAGCTCCCCAGTTGCCGGGGGAGCTTGTCGCAATATGGTTTTCAGCTGCTGGCGCAGGCTTAAAACGCCTCGCCAATGGCGAAGAGGATGCCGGGCTTGCTGCCCGTGCCACCAGCGTAGTCGAGGCGCAGGTTCACCCGGTCGCGGCGGATAAAGTTGAAGCGAATGCCCGCCCCGCCGGCCACTTTGGTGTCGTTTAGGGCA
This DNA window, taken from Hymenobacter sp. 5317J-9, encodes the following:
- a CDS encoding acyl-CoA dehydrogenase family protein, whose product is MSADFLPFAASAPDGTDAAAPGAEPAAPHSPATPAQAEAAAAALAPRLFAQAAATDEVGAFPTQEFGWLRAAGLLTAALPPALGGAGLHEPAATLPLLHTLQHIGRGNLAVGRVFEGHVNALMLIQQLGTTAQVARYAADARAGRLFGVWNTEVPADGVRLEALPDGRYRLHGAKTFASGAGQLARPLITGALPDGGGWQLFVLPADSQAPALDRSFWRPLGMRATASFRADLTELEIGPDDLIGPPDAYYQQPAFSGGAIRFAAVQLGGAEAVFEETRAFLRGLGRIDDPYQRQRLGEMAIALESGRQWVRGAAEHAARPDATEEAEATVAYANMVRTAIETICLDMLRLAERCVGARGLLEPQPFERLHRDLTHYLRQPAPDGALADVGRFVLEGKNFVS
- a CDS encoding glycosyltransferase, yielding MANWLLPAPRRGRSARLLCQQLPAPAPELRACIIIPAKDEVANLPATLAALASQVDLQGRAFPQGSFEVIVLANNCTDKTAAVVRQQATRLPHLTLHVAELCLPAAKAHVGRARRLLMDEACNRLEHVRRPLGIIASTDADTCVAPTWLAAIQAEILAGADAVGGRILTKMSGPALQPLRRIQAADAAYRQLCARLEHQIDPIPADPWPRHHQHFGASLALTARAYRQVGGLPEVRFLEDEALCQALRRHDLRLRHSPAVQVLTSARRQGRVEVGLSWQLREWLHMARQQREPRVDNPVQLARCWQLRRQLRAYWQGQLGADADALLTRLNLPEGALQQQVRRAATFGALWEWVAAHSPALVLAPVPLSEALRALPRLIREGTIVPMNRSSSAFFQQVEPVGFVPLSAQVA
- a CDS encoding PIG-L family deacetylase — protein: MADAILPFDTYPMRPSGFAATMGPTVVVAPHPDDEALGCGGLLALLRQANVPVAAVLVSDGSMSHPNSMLFSATARRAVREAEFRHALTLLGLDDDEPLLLGLPDGRVPGAVAEPGFAEAVAQLRAFLESHAASTVLVPWRRDPHPDHRATSRLVQAALAEMPRPPRRLEYLVWAWERAAPEDLPTAEDGVQGFRVNIETGLRQKQRAIAAHRSQVAPGIFTDDAEGFLLSEAMLAHFAVPVEVYFEAVAP
- the purH gene encoding bifunctional phosphoribosylaminoimidazolecarboxamide formyltransferase/IMP cyclohydrolase, whose amino-acid sequence is MSSRPIRAALLSVYHKDRLAPLVQVLRQHGVTLYSTGGTQKFLEDEGAEVTAVEDLTGFPEVFGGRVKTLHPKVFGGILHRRHEAGDLAQAEQHGIPPIDLVVVDLYPFEETVASGAEEQDVIEKIDIGGISLLRAAAKNFRDVLVISSRDQYEAVTELLTQKNGATDLEDRRHYAAAAFATTSHYDTEIFKYVSQGTAVAGTALRQSAQPATPLRYGENPHQAGTFYGDLSALFDQLHGKQLSYNNLVDVDAAVALMAEFADGEPACAILKHTNACGVAQAATLREAYVNALSCDPTSAFGGVIIVNKEVDAATAAELNQLFFEVLIAPGYAAEALPVLQSKKNRILLLQKPVQFPQKQIKTLLNGIIEQDADRQTETAADFRTVTQSAPTAEETEALVFAAKICKHTKSNTIVLARAGQLLASGVGQTSRVDALRQAIEKARAFGFDLHGGVMASDAFFPFPDCVEIAGAAGIRAVVQPGGSIKDADSIRAADELGMAMVLTSVRHFKH
- a CDS encoding SAM-dependent methyltransferase codes for the protein MNQNQPNTLPPAYFDHVYQANRDPWNFETSPYEREKYAATLAALPRPHYAEAFEIGCSLGVLTAQLAARCGHLLAVDVSEAALAQARARCASLPQVEIRQLNVPAEFPTQTFDLILVSEVGYYWSAADLARSADLLLAGLQPGGHLLLVHWTPPVHDYPLTGDDVHEFFLAQTAESGPLRHLSGQRHETYRLDLLEKR